One stretch of Eupeodes corollae chromosome 2, idEupCoro1.1, whole genome shotgun sequence DNA includes these proteins:
- the LOC129946061 gene encoding uncharacterized protein LOC129946061: MLPNRLLQTFRLIRVDNWAPLLSTVNCSWAQSSSFFSWPILRSKVFHDNENHHAHEVLVNTIKSFPIFQPISANSFSSPMGNLPETILNPRLCNKSDPDRIVEDFKSLMLYCHKKEVCISEDTFDEFVDLFCSECHKFSDEQIIDCLAYLRIHPSTTSTRTKNYCEIWNELDKVCVSRIDQWKMKELLHISDAWYQLGVARISKFVLLALRKIGRKVSKMSRDEMIHSMFFCNIVRRPIIEMFDYEVNFNKLIDGMSIDEVGVMSMGFFKTQTPIRNPELIDKIIRKTIGSVDTVKDITLVAILKILRYSSKLPQVDLLTELLDSLVPQVGRISLLSCLHVALLGSDIQTCHEEIVELIVKRFLRELDSTRLKDMERICHVISLYNFKSSDGSELELCSKIIQKVKENVDECVRYPRCFSNLVHYLTLCGFHDEELISSVLDVKFIKHAYDTNIRLGRELFCLDGFAKINLKDTYKGNQLPDKYRKTMGRLMTHYVPQRNSKFKLSTTDRILLEIKEATDGLMKTSTFKHILPHFERPDVVLCYDTVKKKAIPLSPNCPEDYIGAILTREDMLGDLSGDSNLVTVAISVGGWNNAVRDKNRPTGSFQMKLKQLDLLGHKPCVIYWHEWRLLENHRDRQHYMKRKLSAVCC, translated from the exons ATGCTGCCGAACAGACTACTCCAAACGTTTCGCCTGATTCGTGTCGATAACTGGGCACCATTGTTATCAACTGTCAACTGCTCCTGGGCCCAGAGCAGTAGTTTTTTCTCATGGCCAATTTTAAGGTCGAAAGTATTCCACGACAATGAGAATCATCATGCCCACGAAGTTCTGGTAAATACAATCAaaagttttccaatttttcagCCAATCTCAGCAAATTCCTTCAGTTCCCCAATGGGAAATCTCCCAGAGACCATCCTAAATCCTCGACTTTGCAATAAATCTGATCCCGATCGAATTGTTGAGGATTTCAAAAGTCTCATGTTGTATTGCCACAAAAAAGAAGTGTGCATATCAGAAGACACCTTTGACGAGTTCGTGGACTTGTTTTGCTCAGAATGCCACAAGTTCTCCGATGAACAAATCATCGATTGCCTCGCCTATTTGCGAATTCATCCCTCCACAACGTCCACTCGAACGAAGAACTACTGTGAAATCTGGAACGAGCTCGATAAAGTCTGTGTGAGTCGCATCGACCAGTGGAAAATGAAAGAACTCCTGCACATTTCAGACGCGTGGTATCAACTTGGTGTGGCGAGGATAAGTAAATTCGTGCTACTAGCCCTCCGCAAAATAGGACGGAAAGTATCGAAAATGTCCCGCGACgagatgatccattcaatgtTTTTCTGCAATATCGTGCGTCGTCCAATTATCGAGATGTTCGACTATGAAGTCAACTTCAATAAGCTCATTGATGGCATGAGCATCGATGAGGTTGGTGTGATGTCGATGGGATTCTTCAAGACACAAACTCCCATACGAAATCCAGAACTGATAGATAAGATTATACGCAAGACAATAGGTTCAGTGGATACTGTGAAGGACATAACGCTGGTGGCAATCCTAAAAATTCTTCGATATTCCTCCAAACTACCCCAAGTTGACTTGTTGACCGAACTGCTGGACAGTCTTGTTCCTCAAGTCGGACGAATATCCCTTCTCAGCTGTTTGCATGTTGCTCTGTTGGGAAGTGACATTCAGACGTGTCACGAGGAGATAGTCGAACTCATTGTCAAACGCTTCCTTAGAGAATTAGATTCGACGCGACTCAAAGACATGGAAAGGATATGTCATGTGATATCATTGTACAACTTCAAAAGTTCCGATGGCTCCGAACTCGAGCTCTGTtcgaaaatcatacaaaaagtCAAAGAGAATGTAGATGAGTGTGTCCGATACCCACGGTGCTTCTCAAACCTCGTCCACTACCTCACGCTGTGTGGTTTCCATGATGAAGAGCTCATTAGTTCTGTGCTGGATGTTAAGTTCATCAAACACGCATACGACACAAACATACGACTTGGCAGGGAATTATTCTGTTTGGATGGATTTGCAAAGATAAACCTGAAGGACACTTACAAGGGTAATCAACTGCCGGATAAATACCGCAAGACAATGGGACGTCTGATGACCCACTACGTACCACAGAGAAATTCAAAGTTTAAGCTCAGCACGACCGATCGGattttgttggaaataaaaGAGGCAACTGATGGTCTTATGAAAACGAGCACCTTTAAGCATATTTTGCCGCACTTCGAACGTCCTGATGTGGTTCTATGCTATGACACAGTCAAAAAGAAAGCGATTCCACTGTCTCCTAATTGTCCAGAGGATTATATCG GTGCGATTTTGACTAGGGAAGACATGTTGGGAGATCTATCGGGTGATTCAAATCTTGTAACCGTGGCGATATCTGTCGGTGGTTGGAATAACGCAGTTCGGGACAAGAACAGGCCCACTGGATCCtttcaaatgaaattgaagCAATTGGATCTACTGGGACACAAACCATGTGTA ATATATTGGCATGAATGGCGCCTGCTGGAAAACCACAGAGACCGTCAACACTACATGAAACGTAAATTGTCAGCGGTTTGTTGTTAa
- the LOC129946062 gene encoding mitochondrial ornithine transporter 1, translating to MRGSESENNFKTGAIDFTAGSLGGVAQVYVSQPMDTVKVKLQTFPKLYKNMIDCFLQTYRKDGIFRGLYAGSIPAVAANVAENSVLFAAYGGCQKFIAYTQGLKSTKDLSVLGNAFAGFLAAFFSTFTLCPTELVKCKLQAMRETGGAVVKDTKAQNISSFQLTKQIFKAEGIGGFYRGLTSTFMREMPGYFFFFGGYEGTRELLAKPGQSKEDIGALKTMFAGAVGGVTLWVMVFPADVIKSRIQVNNSRSSMTSVGLKIIRTEGFAALYNGLLPSVLRTIPATATLFIVYEYTKKILEGRH from the exons atgagAGGAAGTGAAtcggaaaacaattttaaaacaggtGCCATTGACTTCACAGCAGGTTCTCTGG GTGGTGTGGCGCAGGTGTATGTCTCCCAACCTATGGATACTGTTAAGGTGAAACTTCAAACATTTCCTAAACTGTACAAGAACATGATAGATTGTTTTCTTCAAACATATCGTAAAGATGGAATATTTCGTGGTCTCTATGCTGGTAGCATCCCAGCAGTAGCTGCTAATGTGGCTGAGAATTCAGTCTTATTTGCTGCTTATGGTGGTTGTCAAAAGTTCATAGCCTATACCCAAGGCTTGAAAAGTACAAAAGATCTATCGGTTTTGGGAAATGCTTTTGCTGGGTTTTTAGCTGCTTTTTTCTCAACATTCACATTGTGTCCTACGGAATTGGTCAAATGTAAACTACAAGCAATGCGAGAG actGGAGGAGCAGTAGTAAAAGACACAAAAGCTCAGAACATATCCTCATTCCAGCTTACGAAACAAATATTCAAAGCAGAAG GTATTGGAGGATTTTATCGAGGCCTTACCTCAACCTTCATGAGAGAGATGCCCggttatttcttcttcttcggcGGGTACGAGGGAACTCGGGAGCTTCTTGCAAA ACCGGGTCAATCAAAAGAAGACATTGGAGCATTAAAAACGATGTTTGCTGGAGCAGTTGGCGGTGTCACTCTTTGGGTTATGGTTTTTCCTGCGGATGTTATCAAAAGTCGAATTCAAGTTAATAACTCGAGAAGTAGTATGACCTCGGTGGgtttgaaaattataagaaCCGAAGGTTTTGCTGCGCTCTATAATGGACTCTTGCCATCTGTGTTAAGGACAATACCAGCGACCGCGACGCTGTTCATAGTTTATGAATATACAAAGAAGATACTCGAGGGCAGGCACTAG